A region from the Pseudonocardia petroleophila genome encodes:
- a CDS encoding hydroxyacid-oxoacid transhydrogenase: MTGIELKEETIFTWGAPPLKFGAGASDEIGFEMSGYGVKRVLIVTDPGVSALGIPQRIADTLSRYDISSEIFDGVHVEPTDDSMNKAVEYARVQGEWDGFVAVGGGSAIDTAKAINLLTSHPGELMDYINKPIGAAKTPPGQLKPLIAVPTTAGTGSESTAMCVLDILSMKVKTGISHWRLRPTLAVIDPLLTMTLSPEVSAASGMDIVCHAVESYTARYYTTFDRKKPEERVTYCGSNPVSDLWCEKAMALIAQSFRGSVREGSLEDRSNMMMAATFAGMGFGNSGVHIPHANAYPIAGMVKDYRPAGYPQDEPMVPHGQSVSLTAPEAFRFSFESAPERHLRAAELMDPRADKHSTPSEQLPSVLVSLMRDIDIPNGIGGVGYTESDVPDLVPGTMKQARLLATCPKTPTEDDIAGILTRSIENW, from the coding sequence ATGACCGGGATCGAGCTGAAGGAGGAGACGATCTTCACGTGGGGTGCGCCCCCGCTGAAGTTCGGGGCGGGCGCCTCGGACGAGATCGGCTTCGAGATGTCCGGCTACGGCGTCAAGCGGGTCCTGATCGTCACCGATCCGGGCGTCAGCGCGCTGGGCATCCCGCAGCGCATCGCCGACACGCTCTCCCGCTACGACATCTCCTCGGAGATCTTCGACGGCGTGCACGTCGAGCCCACCGACGACTCGATGAACAAGGCCGTCGAGTACGCCAGGGTGCAGGGCGAGTGGGACGGCTTCGTGGCCGTCGGGGGCGGGTCGGCGATCGACACGGCCAAGGCGATCAACCTGCTGACGTCGCACCCCGGCGAGCTGATGGACTACATCAACAAGCCGATCGGTGCGGCCAAGACCCCGCCCGGGCAGCTCAAGCCGCTGATCGCGGTGCCGACGACGGCGGGCACCGGCTCGGAGTCCACCGCGATGTGCGTGCTGGACATCCTGTCGATGAAGGTCAAGACCGGGATCAGCCACTGGCGGCTGCGCCCGACCCTGGCCGTGATCGACCCGCTGCTGACGATGACGCTCTCGCCGGAGGTCTCCGCGGCGTCGGGCATGGACATCGTGTGCCACGCGGTGGAGAGCTACACCGCGCGCTACTACACGACGTTCGACCGCAAGAAGCCCGAGGAGCGCGTCACCTACTGCGGCTCCAACCCCGTGTCGGACCTGTGGTGCGAGAAGGCGATGGCGCTCATCGCGCAGTCGTTCCGCGGGTCGGTCCGGGAGGGCTCGCTGGAGGACCGCTCGAACATGATGATGGCCGCGACGTTCGCGGGCATGGGGTTCGGCAACTCCGGCGTGCACATCCCGCACGCCAACGCCTACCCGATCGCGGGCATGGTCAAGGACTACCGCCCGGCGGGCTACCCGCAGGACGAGCCGATGGTGCCGCACGGCCAGTCGGTGTCGCTGACCGCGCCCGAGGCGTTCCGCTTCTCCTTCGAGTCCGCCCCGGAGCGGCACCTGAGGGCCGCGGAGCTGATGGACCCGCGCGCCGACAAGCACTCCACGCCGTCGGAGCAGCTGCCGTCGGTGCTCGTCTCGCTGATGCGCGACATCGACATCCCCAACGGGATCGGCGGCGTCGGCTACACCGAGTCGGACGTCCCGGACCTCGTCCCCGGCACGATGAAGCAGGCCCGCCTGCTCGCGACGTGCCCGAAGACGCCGACCGAGGACGACATCGCCGGGATCCTGACCCGGTCCATCGAGAACTGGTAG
- a CDS encoding FAD-binding and (Fe-S)-binding domain-containing protein, whose translation MSSSDVDDLSAALSRAVRGPVRFDPAHRAMYAADASNYRRVPIGVVTPVDVDDVEAAVSVCSAHDVPVLPRGAGTSIAGQAVNHAVVLDFTKHLNRIESIDPDARTARVQPGVVLDKLRDAARPHGLTFGPDPSTHNRCTLGGMIGNNACGSHSVAWGKTVDNVHALDVLTYRGQRLELGPGTDGAGIPAQLRALGERTAELVRTTFPDLTRRVSGYNLDQLLPEHGFDLAKALVGTEGTCATLLGATVRLVESPAFRALAVLGFPDAYIAADSVMPIRELGPLTIEGMDAGLIAALKAANPLETASRALPEGGGWLYVETGGSTRAEAEAAAEAVVTAMKPYTRSSVVVSDPARMKALWRIREDGAGILTRSPDGGEAWPGWEDAAVPPEKFGAYLREFDALLTRHGRRGAYYGHFGDGCLHVRIDFDLLTREGIANFRGFMEEGADLVVSHGGSLSGEHGDGTARAELLPRMYPPEIIAAFEEFKGIWDPDDRMNPGSVVRPKKMDEDLRIFVGMPTMVDAPMLAFGHDRGSFGRATRRCLGVGKCVTESGGVMCPSYRATGEEMHSTRGRARLLFEMANGEVITGGWDSTEVDDALDLCLSCKGCKRDCPVGVDMAAYKTEFLAQRYQGKVRPASHYSMGALPRWMRIVGKLPAGVVDVLNLAARSPLAALAKRAGGITPERAIPPIARTPYTRSPAGPDGAARLASRVRSALPAAVRRRLPSRGGTVAVRPGDAGTAAAPPSRGRVLLWPDTFTNHFDPAIAVDAVAVLERLGYTVELPPRDVCCGLTWTSTGQVDAARRVLRRSLRTIEPWLAAGVPVVGLEPSCTAALRADGPELLPDEPLAAALSTGVRTFAEVLGEHVDELRAASTGPAVKALVQVHCHQHAELGTDDDRAVMAAIGVDAEVLDSGCCGLAGNFGFEKGHYEVSMACAERVLLPAVRAADADVAVLADGFSCRTQLRQAGTREPVHLAQLAARALGVFRDAE comes from the coding sequence GTGAGCAGTTCCGACGTCGACGACCTGTCCGCCGCACTGAGCAGGGCCGTGCGCGGTCCCGTCCGGTTCGATCCGGCGCACCGCGCGATGTACGCGGCCGACGCGTCGAACTACCGGCGGGTGCCGATCGGGGTGGTCACCCCCGTCGACGTCGACGACGTCGAGGCCGCGGTGTCCGTGTGCTCCGCGCACGACGTGCCCGTGCTGCCGCGCGGGGCGGGCACCTCGATCGCGGGCCAGGCCGTCAACCACGCGGTGGTCCTCGACTTCACCAAGCACCTCAACCGGATCGAGTCGATCGACCCCGACGCCCGCACCGCGCGCGTGCAGCCCGGCGTCGTGCTCGACAAGCTGCGCGACGCCGCGCGCCCGCACGGCCTGACGTTCGGGCCCGACCCGTCGACGCACAACCGCTGCACGCTCGGCGGGATGATCGGCAACAACGCGTGCGGCTCGCACTCGGTGGCGTGGGGCAAGACCGTCGACAACGTCCACGCGCTCGACGTCCTCACCTACCGCGGGCAGCGCCTCGAGCTGGGCCCGGGCACCGACGGCGCCGGGATCCCCGCGCAGCTGCGCGCGCTCGGCGAGCGCACGGCCGAGCTGGTGCGCACCACGTTCCCGGACCTGACGCGCCGCGTGTCGGGCTACAACCTCGACCAGCTGCTCCCGGAGCACGGGTTCGACCTGGCCAAGGCGCTCGTCGGCACCGAGGGGACCTGCGCGACCCTGCTCGGGGCCACCGTCCGGCTCGTCGAGTCGCCGGCGTTCCGCGCGCTGGCCGTGCTCGGGTTCCCGGACGCCTACATCGCGGCCGACAGCGTCATGCCGATCCGCGAGCTCGGGCCGCTGACGATCGAGGGCATGGACGCCGGGCTGATCGCGGCGCTCAAGGCGGCCAACCCGCTGGAGACGGCGTCGCGCGCGCTGCCGGAGGGCGGCGGCTGGCTCTACGTCGAGACCGGGGGGTCCACGCGGGCGGAGGCCGAGGCGGCCGCGGAGGCCGTCGTCACGGCGATGAAGCCCTACACGCGCAGCTCGGTCGTCGTCAGCGACCCCGCGCGGATGAAGGCGCTGTGGCGCATCCGCGAGGACGGCGCCGGCATCCTCACGCGCTCGCCCGACGGCGGCGAGGCGTGGCCCGGCTGGGAGGACGCCGCGGTGCCGCCGGAGAAGTTCGGGGCCTACCTGCGCGAGTTCGACGCCCTGCTCACCCGGCACGGTCGCCGCGGCGCCTACTACGGGCACTTCGGCGACGGCTGCCTGCACGTCCGGATCGACTTCGACCTGCTGACCCGGGAGGGCATCGCCAACTTCCGCGGCTTCATGGAGGAGGGCGCCGACCTCGTCGTGTCGCACGGCGGGTCGCTCTCGGGCGAGCACGGCGACGGCACGGCCCGGGCGGAGCTGCTGCCGCGGATGTACCCGCCGGAGATCATCGCGGCGTTCGAGGAGTTCAAGGGCATCTGGGACCCCGACGACCGGATGAACCCCGGCTCGGTCGTGCGCCCCAAGAAGATGGACGAGGACCTGCGGATCTTCGTCGGGATGCCGACGATGGTCGACGCGCCGATGCTCGCGTTCGGCCACGACCGCGGCTCGTTCGGCCGGGCGACCCGGCGCTGCCTGGGCGTCGGCAAGTGCGTCACGGAGTCGGGCGGCGTGATGTGCCCGAGCTACCGCGCCACCGGCGAGGAGATGCACTCCACCCGGGGCCGCGCGCGGCTGCTGTTCGAGATGGCCAACGGCGAGGTGATCACGGGCGGCTGGGACTCCACCGAGGTCGACGACGCCCTCGACCTGTGCCTGTCCTGCAAGGGCTGCAAGCGCGACTGCCCCGTCGGCGTCGACATGGCGGCGTACAAGACGGAGTTCCTCGCGCAGCGCTACCAGGGCAAGGTGCGCCCGGCGTCGCACTACTCGATGGGCGCCCTGCCGCGGTGGATGCGGATCGTCGGGAAGCTGCCGGCCGGGGTCGTCGACGTGCTGAACCTGGCCGCGCGCAGCCCGCTCGCCGCGCTCGCCAAGCGGGCCGGCGGCATCACCCCGGAGCGGGCGATCCCGCCGATCGCGCGGACGCCCTACACGCGGAGCCCGGCGGGGCCCGACGGTGCGGCGCGTCTCGCGTCGCGGGTGCGGTCGGCGCTGCCCGCGGCGGTGCGTCGCCGCCTGCCCTCCCGCGGCGGCACGGTCGCCGTGCGGCCGGGAGACGCCGGCACCGCGGCCGCTCCGCCCTCGCGGGGGCGCGTGCTGCTCTGGCCCGACACGTTCACCAACCACTTCGACCCCGCCATCGCCGTCGACGCCGTCGCGGTGCTGGAGCGGCTCGGCTACACCGTCGAGCTGCCGCCCCGCGACGTCTGCTGCGGGCTGACCTGGACCTCCACCGGCCAGGTCGACGCCGCCCGCCGCGTCCTGCGGCGCAGCCTGCGCACGATCGAGCCGTGGCTGGCGGCGGGCGTGCCCGTCGTCGGGCTGGAGCCGTCCTGCACGGCCGCGCTGCGCGCCGACGGGCCCGAGCTGCTCCCCGACGAGCCGCTCGCGGCCGCGCTGTCCACCGGGGTGCGGACGTTCGCCGAGGTGCTGGGTGAGCACGTCGACGAGCTGAGGGCCGCGTCGACCGGGCCCGCGGTGAAGGCGCTCGTGCAGGTGCACTGCCATCAGCACGCCGAGCTCGGCACCGACGACGACCGGGCCGTGATGGCCGCGATCGGCGTCGACGCCGAGGTGCTCGACTCCGGCTGCTGCGGGCTCGCCGGCAACTTCGGGTTCGAGAAGGGGCACTACGAGGTGTCGATGGCGTGCGCGGAGCGGGTGCTGCTGCCCGCGGTCCGGGCCGCCGACGCCGACGTCGCCGTGCTCGCCGACGGCTTCTCCTGCCGCACCCAGCTGCGCCAGGCCGGAACCCGCGAGCCGGTGCACCTCGCCCAGCTCGCCGCCCGCGCGCTGGGCGTCTTCCGCGATGCGGAATAA
- a CDS encoding GntR family transcriptional regulator — MDQVGADPMGARVLGALRTAVISGELAPGSLHSVQQLATQLGVSRTPVREALIQLAQQGIVRFERNRGVRVLQTSLHDLEEVFALRLLLEVPATRRACALLDAAGRRDLRRVFRAMERAADADDEFALWEHDRRFHRAVLEASGNRRLAQYVDGLRDTVLRRGVSTARSSRSLHDIVAEHVVILERIEAGDPDGAAAAMHAHVRHTAELLIAQESGEPAGTVEIDLGWTTHDRMRTD, encoded by the coding sequence GTGGACCAGGTCGGCGCGGACCCGATGGGCGCCCGGGTGCTGGGGGCGCTGCGCACGGCCGTCATCTCCGGGGAGCTGGCGCCGGGCTCGCTGCACTCGGTGCAGCAGCTCGCGACCCAGCTGGGGGTGTCGCGCACGCCCGTCCGGGAGGCGCTGATCCAGCTGGCGCAGCAGGGGATCGTCCGGTTCGAGCGCAACCGCGGCGTGCGGGTTCTGCAGACCTCGCTGCACGACCTCGAGGAGGTCTTCGCGCTGCGGCTGCTGCTGGAGGTCCCGGCCACCCGCCGCGCCTGCGCGTTGCTGGACGCCGCCGGGCGCCGGGACCTGCGGAGGGTCTTCCGGGCGATGGAGCGCGCGGCCGACGCCGACGACGAGTTCGCTCTCTGGGAGCACGACCGGCGCTTCCACCGGGCGGTGCTGGAGGCGTCGGGCAACCGGCGGCTCGCGCAGTACGTCGACGGGCTGCGCGACACGGTCCTGCGGCGCGGGGTGTCGACGGCGCGGTCGTCGCGCTCGCTGCACGACATCGTCGCCGAGCACGTGGTGATCCTGGAGCGGATCGAGGCGGGCGACCCCGACGGGGCGGCGGCGGCCATGCACGCGCACGTCCGGCACACCGCGGAGCTGCTCATCGCGCAGGAGAGCGGGGAGCCTGCGGGCACCGTCGAGATCGACCTGGGCTGGACGACCCATGATCGGATGCGCACGGATTGA
- a CDS encoding FmdB family zinc ribbon protein, with protein MPIYVFKCECGYRFEHLASFDAAAPGCPSCGGETRKIPAGFSLGGQASAGLSKEQMPQTWRGTYNGDREYVTSLRRQWDKRQQVEAKHPEIAGDQRPIIAHEGRYHAAPLRAGDVPLGGAAGQGPAAGTGHGHGHGGHGHGHGHAGTPATKPTTGSTGASPAGGSD; from the coding sequence ATGCCGATCTACGTCTTCAAGTGCGAGTGCGGGTACCGCTTCGAGCACCTCGCCTCCTTCGACGCCGCCGCGCCCGGCTGCCCCTCCTGCGGCGGCGAGACCCGCAAGATCCCCGCCGGGTTCAGCCTGGGCGGTCAGGCGAGCGCCGGGCTGTCCAAGGAGCAGATGCCGCAGACCTGGCGCGGCACCTACAACGGCGACCGCGAGTACGTCACGAGCCTGCGCCGCCAGTGGGACAAGCGCCAGCAGGTGGAGGCGAAGCACCCCGAGATCGCCGGCGACCAGCGCCCGATCATCGCCCACGAGGGCCGCTACCACGCCGCGCCCCTGCGGGCGGGCGACGTCCCGCTCGGCGGAGCCGCTGGTCAGGGACCCGCGGCGGGCACAGGGCACGGACACGGCCACGGGGGCCACGGCCACGGTCACGGTCACGCCGGGACGCCTGCGACGAAGCCCACCACGGGGTCGACGGGTGCTTCCCCGGCGGGCGGCTCAGACTGA
- a CDS encoding L-lactate permease, producing the protein MDNLALLSLAALAPILVVAVLLVGLRWPAKYAMPVGFAVAVIVGALVWGMDAAVLAAASVEGLVIALGLLYIIFGALLLLQTLTASGALATIRAGFTTISADRRVQAIIIGWLFGSFIEGASGFGTPAAVVAPLLLALGFPAMAAVMVGLVIQSTPVSFGAAGTPVLTGLGQGLAGDPAVEQRISFLGLDMPGYLQVLGLQVASMHAVIGTLIPLFLVCMLTGFFGGRFVDGLKVWPFAIYAALAMTVPSVTVAAVLGPEFPSLLGGLIGLALVMFTSSRGFLMPKDTWDFPSRERWSDRWTGTLEADTSAVADRRMNISLAWSPYVIVAILLVLTRTVEPVTDFLTGITIDVNDIFGTSISESLQPFYLPGFIFIVACLITYGLQRMTLRQIADSWRIAGSQLAGAAVALLFALPLVRILINSGPELNSSGLSSMPITLAEGASVLTGSAWPVLAPWIGALGAFIAGSNTVSNLTFSLFQFATAENIGASPETVVATQAVGGAAGNMITVHNVVAASATVGLLGREGDLIRMTIIPTLYYCLFAGGLSFVLINGVGLNVGTGLLVALAVALVVLVTRIARQRPSEQLTPGTRSAVE; encoded by the coding sequence GTGGACAACCTCGCTCTTCTGAGCCTGGCCGCACTCGCACCGATCCTGGTGGTCGCCGTGCTGCTGGTCGGCCTGCGCTGGCCGGCCAAGTACGCGATGCCGGTCGGCTTCGCCGTCGCGGTGATCGTGGGGGCACTGGTCTGGGGGATGGACGCCGCCGTGCTCGCCGCCGCGAGCGTCGAGGGCCTCGTCATCGCGCTCGGGCTGCTCTACATCATCTTCGGGGCGCTGCTGCTGCTCCAGACGCTCACCGCGAGCGGGGCGCTGGCCACCATCCGGGCCGGGTTCACCACCATCAGCGCCGACCGCCGGGTGCAGGCGATCATCATCGGCTGGCTGTTCGGGTCCTTCATCGAGGGCGCGTCCGGGTTCGGGACGCCCGCGGCCGTGGTGGCCCCGCTGCTGCTGGCGCTGGGCTTCCCGGCGATGGCCGCGGTCATGGTCGGGCTCGTCATCCAGAGCACCCCGGTGAGCTTCGGCGCGGCCGGCACCCCCGTGCTGACCGGCCTGGGCCAGGGGCTCGCCGGGGACCCCGCGGTCGAGCAGCGGATCTCGTTCCTGGGCCTGGACATGCCGGGCTACCTGCAGGTGCTCGGCCTCCAGGTCGCCTCGATGCACGCCGTCATCGGCACGCTGATCCCGCTGTTCCTGGTCTGCATGCTCACCGGCTTCTTCGGCGGACGCTTCGTCGACGGGCTCAAGGTGTGGCCGTTCGCGATCTACGCCGCGCTGGCGATGACCGTGCCGTCGGTGACGGTCGCGGCGGTGCTCGGCCCGGAGTTCCCGTCGCTGCTGGGCGGCCTGATCGGCCTCGCGCTGGTCATGTTCACCTCCAGCCGCGGCTTCCTGATGCCGAAGGACACCTGGGACTTCCCGTCGCGCGAGCGCTGGTCGGACCGCTGGACCGGCACGCTGGAGGCCGACACGAGCGCGGTCGCCGACCGCCGGATGAACATCTCGCTGGCCTGGTCGCCCTACGTCATCGTGGCGATCCTGCTGGTGCTCACCCGCACCGTCGAGCCGGTCACCGACTTCCTGACCGGCATCACGATCGACGTGAACGACATCTTCGGGACCTCGATCTCGGAGTCCCTGCAGCCGTTCTACCTGCCGGGCTTCATCTTCATCGTCGCCTGCCTGATCACCTACGGGCTGCAGCGGATGACGCTGCGCCAGATCGCCGACTCCTGGAGGATCGCGGGCAGCCAGCTCGCGGGGGCCGCGGTCGCCCTGCTGTTCGCCCTGCCGCTGGTGCGGATCCTGATCAACTCGGGTCCGGAGCTGAACAGCTCGGGCCTGTCCAGCATGCCGATCACCCTCGCCGAGGGCGCCTCGGTGCTCACCGGGTCGGCCTGGCCGGTGCTCGCGCCCTGGATCGGGGCGCTCGGGGCGTTCATCGCGGGCAGCAACACGGTCTCCAACCTGACGTTCTCGCTGTTCCAGTTCGCCACGGCCGAGAACATCGGCGCGAGCCCGGAGACGGTGGTGGCCACCCAGGCCGTCGGCGGCGCGGCCGGCAACATGATCACCGTGCACAACGTGGTGGCCGCCTCGGCGACGGTCGGGCTGCTGGGCCGGGAGGGCGACCTCATCCGGATGACGATCATCCCCACGCTCTACTACTGCCTGTTCGCGGGCGGGCTGTCGTTCGTCCTGATCAACGGAGTCGGGCTGAACGTCGGCACGGGGCTGCTGGTCGCGCTGGCGGTGGCGCTGGTGGTGCTCGTCACGCGGATCGCGCGGCAACGACCCTCGGAGCAGCTGACGCCGGGGACCCGCTCTGCCGTTGAATGA
- a CDS encoding N-acyl homoserine lactonase family protein, whose translation MATANKVTVIPCGAMTADLTWLLIKPGKSITDRHHKDAPPPWVDVPTHCVLVETDEGKVLWDTSCPSDWEERWAPTGLQDFFPYDKASDDEYLDARLNQLGVGLDEIDYVILSHLHFDHAGNAQMFKNTNAKLVCHEREKDFAFNFEGPFNGAHLKADYEGLDFQTVSGDTDFLPGIKLIETPGHTVGTMSMQVDLPDTGTMIFTSDAVYMGESFGPPATPAAIVNNLEDFYKSVEKLRGIQEKTGAQMVFGHDAEQIHQLRVAPDGSYT comes from the coding sequence ATGGCCACTGCGAACAAGGTCACCGTCATCCCCTGCGGGGCGATGACGGCCGACCTCACCTGGCTCCTGATCAAGCCAGGAAAGTCGATCACCGACCGCCACCACAAGGACGCGCCGCCGCCGTGGGTCGACGTCCCCACGCACTGCGTCCTGGTGGAGACCGACGAGGGCAAGGTCCTCTGGGACACCAGCTGTCCGAGCGACTGGGAGGAGCGCTGGGCGCCCACCGGCCTGCAGGACTTCTTCCCCTACGACAAGGCCTCCGACGACGAGTACCTCGACGCGCGGCTCAACCAGCTCGGCGTCGGCCTCGACGAGATCGACTACGTGATCCTGTCGCACCTGCACTTCGACCACGCCGGCAACGCGCAGATGTTCAAGAACACCAACGCGAAGCTGGTCTGCCACGAGCGCGAGAAGGACTTCGCGTTCAACTTCGAGGGCCCCTTCAACGGCGCGCACCTCAAGGCCGACTACGAGGGCCTGGACTTCCAGACCGTCTCCGGCGACACCGACTTCCTCCCCGGCATCAAGCTCATCGAGACGCCCGGCCACACCGTCGGCACGATGTCGATGCAGGTCGACCTGCCCGACACCGGCACGATGATCTTCACCTCCGACGCCGTCTACATGGGCGAGAGCTTCGGCCCGCCCGCCACGCCGGCCGCGATCGTCAACAACCTCGAGGACTTCTACAAGTCCGTCGAGAAGCTGCGCGGGATCCAGGAGAAGACCGGCGCGCAGATGGTCTTCGGCCACGACGCCGAGCAGATCCACCAGCTGCGCGTGGCGCCGGACGGGTCGTACACGTGA